CGGTAATAGAGTGTTAATCCTTCTGCTTTTGTAAATTCATACGTTTCTTCTGCTGTACCGTGCTCGTTTTCGCCAGTTAAAGTAAGTGTAATAACATCACCAGCCTCAGCATTTTCACCTAGATGAAGTGTATCGCCATGTTCATAAGCAACGGGGTCGTTGTCATGAAGGACATATGAGGCTTCCTCCACGTTTCTTGCTGACAACGTCACTTCAACGCCGTCACCTGTGAAGGTGCCTCCAGGTGGATCGGCGGCAACTGATGGGTACGGAATTGTCTTTGTAAAGGTGTAATCTGCTTCTGTTTCTCCTGCTTCGTTTTCTGCGTATAAATGTAACGTGACTGACTCGTCAAAAGCTAGATCCTCACCTACCGTTATGACATCGCCCTCCTCATAGGTCACTCCGTCATCGGCAGGGTTTGAGCCGTCCAATGTATACATGGCTGACTCTGCGCCACTCACATGCAACGTCACTTCGATGGCTTCTTCATCAAACTCACCACCTTGAGGTGAGGCAGTCACTGTAGGGAGCTCTTCTCCTGCTCGTTCAATAAGAATGACGCCAGAGTCATGAGCCTTAAACGTCACGTCACCATTACTTACGACGGCTGTTTCTTTCGTGTAAAAATCTCGCAGAACTTGGCCATCAGAGAAGACTGACGACACATTAAGAGTCGTTTCCCCCGACGCTCCCACTGCCACGACAACACGATCTTCTCGTTCACCATCTTGATATGTTCTACTGAACGTATAGGGGCTACTTCCTAGCTGCTTATGTTCACCAGCACCGATTGCAATATGGTTATTTCGAAATTGACCCATAACTTGCCAATGAGCTAACACCGATTCATCAATGTCATCCCAGTTCATGGATGAGCGTGTCCCTTGGGCAGGGTCCGTGCCGCTAGGTCCATATGGCCGTGCCGTTTCGTCACCATAAAACACTTGTACACCACCAGGCAAAAGCATGAGGTACGTGCCACCATCAATCAGATTCCTTCTCGGAAACAAGTGGGTATCATGTTGAGAAAGATAACTTAATACGTTGAAATCAGGATCACTATTAATCGCCTTAGCATAATGAGAAAACGTTGATTCCATTGTTGCTAAATTATAAGCTGGTCCATTGCGGTTTTCTCCTTGAAACGTAAAATTAATCACTGAATCAAAACCGTGATCAAAATATTGGCTTTTTCCGACACCATGTCCCCACACTTCTGCTGTCATCCAAAAATCATCTGTCCAATCAGCCCCTGGTGCATCTGGGTTTTCTTCCCGCCACGTCCATAAAGCGTCATTGGCCGATTCTTTTAATTGATCCCACCGCTCTAAATCTACATGTTTAGCCGTATCTACCCTAAAACCGTCAATGCCGAATTCTGCGACCCAAGCTGATAACCACGCAATTTTATAATCTGCCGGAGCCATATTTAAGTCTTTTCTTAATTCCTCTGCCGCAGGGACGATCCAATCGTCATAATTTCCGTCACGTTCCTTGTTCCATTTTGTTTCAAGTATTGGCGGCAATCCAATGCTGTTCGTTAATTCTGTTCGAAAATCAGGCAAGCCATCTAAACATTGTGTGCGATCATTATTTCCACAAGAGGGATAACCAGCAATACCAGCTCTTACCCACTGCCCCCACCATGAACGCCATGCATTAGCGTCATTATAGTTAACCTTGTTATGCCAATCCAGCCACGATTGGCCCCATGACGGTGTCCAATCAGCTGAAACCCCTGGGTTGCCAAATCCGTATTCATGCATATCCTTTAACGTATTATATCCTGGATGGTTCATCACCACATCCAAAACCACTCGAATTCCCTTTTCATGAGCGGTATCTACAAAGGTCCTCATTTCTTCCACTGTTCCCCAATTTTGATCGGTCATCGTATAATCAAGGGCGTAATAGCCATGAAAAGCATAGTGAGCAAAATCGCCTTTTTTTCCACCTCCAACCCAGCCATGCACTTGTTCATAAGGGGCCGAAATCCAGATGGAATTAATACCGAGATCAGTAAAATAACCCTCATTAAGTTTATCTGTCAACCCTTGAAAATCGCCTCCATGGAACGTTCCAATATTTTGCCCCCACGCATCTTTCTGTGGGCGTCCATACGAATTGTTGTTTGTAGGATCACCATCAAGAAAGCGATCTGTCATGGCAAAATAAACAGTGGCATTCTCCCATGAAAAATCATTCTGCTCTGCTTTGACGACGTTTTTTGTATTATTATCTGCATTAACGTCATGTGTTGGTACGAGGGGTGATAAAAGCATCAATATACTTAGCATGAAGAAGGTTACCGTTCTATACATCCATGTCTCACTCCTAATGTTTTAGTGGAAGCAATCGTTTGCATAAATGAACGTGCAATATCCCTACTCCAAGTTTATCACCCCCTATCTACAATAAGAAAGCGGTTTCATAACGTAGAAAAATTATATCATATTAATCGAGATTAGTAGCTTCTCTTTTCAAAAATGATACATTCCACCTATTCCAGCACTTTTAAATGACATGAAAAGCTAATTTACGAGATTTTTCTAGGAGACGTGATATATTCCCCTAAATCAAAAGGCCCCTCTTTTAAAAGGGACCATCTAAATAGGCGTTTAAAAAACTGCCTCTTTAATCTGTTTAATGTAAAAATACCGTACAATAATGAAATAGAGAACTTGAATAGTAAAGAAAATGCCTAGAATAGTGGCAGATAGAAGAAAGAGATCATATTGAAAAGCATTTGATAGGGCGTTTAGAGCAACAGCACCGTGAATGAGTGCCGCAGCAATCGGTGTAAAGAAGAGAATAGCCGTTTGCCTTGTGAGCACCTTCTTCAATTCCTTCTCACTTAATCCTAACTTTGTAATGGCCCGAAACTTTTGTTTGTCATCCTCTAAATCGTTGTAAAGACGGAAATACAGGAAGCTTCCTGCCGAGACAAAAAAAACGATACCGATAAACAGACCGATGAACAGGATAGGACTGAACATGACACTCACTTCATACATTGTAAAATCATTTGGTTGAAATTCATACGTGTCTAAATGATTAGATATGATCTCCCCTGCTTCAACGAGTGTGTCATGATCAGCATCCACTGCCTGCCAAACATAAAAGGGGTCCTGAGAGATAGGTTCAGGCAAGTTGTCGTAGGCCTCGTCTGCCACAATGTAATAAACAATTTCAGGAAAAACACCTGACTGCAGCGTGTCAGTAACAGTAAGTTCTTCTCCTGTTTCCAAAGGAATTTCGTCCATATCAGGCATGTCATAACCTCCCATAGCCACATCTAATGCGGCTAACAAGGCCTCATCTTTAGCCACCGTCACTGTGTCGTACCCGAGGAGCTGTGCCAACTCATTATATTGCGATTCTGGTGTAATTAAGATAGACTTTTTGTCTATTTCTTTAAACTCATAAAAATGAAGTAATGGTTGCTTATTAACCGTTTCGATATGCCCTTCTGCTAATACAGTCTCTACATATGCGAGCGTTTCCTCTATTTCCTCCTCAGTTGTCTCCTCATTAGGTGCGTACGTAAAAGAGTAC
The Salipaludibacillus sp. LMS25 DNA segment above includes these coding regions:
- a CDS encoding carbohydrate binding domain-containing protein; this translates as MYRTVTFFMLSILMLLSPLVPTHDVNADNNTKNVVKAEQNDFSWENATVYFAMTDRFLDGDPTNNNSYGRPQKDAWGQNIGTFHGGDFQGLTDKLNEGYFTDLGINSIWISAPYEQVHGWVGGGKKGDFAHYAFHGYYALDYTMTDQNWGTVEEMRTFVDTAHEKGIRVVLDVVMNHPGYNTLKDMHEYGFGNPGVSADWTPSWGQSWLDWHNKVNYNDANAWRSWWGQWVRAGIAGYPSCGNNDRTQCLDGLPDFRTELTNSIGLPPILETKWNKERDGNYDDWIVPAAEELRKDLNMAPADYKIAWLSAWVAEFGIDGFRVDTAKHVDLERWDQLKESANDALWTWREENPDAPGADWTDDFWMTAEVWGHGVGKSQYFDHGFDSVINFTFQGENRNGPAYNLATMESTFSHYAKAINSDPDFNVLSYLSQHDTHLFPRRNLIDGGTYLMLLPGGVQVFYGDETARPYGPSGTDPAQGTRSSMNWDDIDESVLAHWQVMGQFRNNHIAIGAGEHKQLGSSPYTFSRTYQDGEREDRVVVAVGASGETTLNVSSVFSDGQVLRDFYTKETAVVSNGDVTFKAHDSGVILIERAGEELPTVTASPQGGEFDEEAIEVTLHVSGAESAMYTLDGSNPADDGVTYEEGDVITVGEDLAFDESVTLHLYAENEAGETEADYTFTKTIPYPSVAADPPGGTFTGDGVEVTLSARNVEEASYVLHDNDPVAYEHGDTLHLGENAEAGDVITLTLTGENEHGTAEETYEFTKAEGLTLYYRTDWSKPHIHYAIDGGSWTESPGVAMEASPFEGYAMITLDVDEQSTIKAAFNNGSGQWDNNQGKDYHITSGVFTLEDGQIRAGDPQAPANVTIYYNTNWTSPHIHYAIGNGNWTTLPGRALSPASHYPGYYEVTIPLEDDATLTAAFNNGASSWDNNRGRDYRFPAGIHTVRDGQITTGVPRQ